The genomic interval CCGAGCGGTGCTTCGGGAGCCGCTCGCTCCATCAGACCTCAACGAAGAGGACCGAAGACACCCCATGACCGACGACGTGCGTGAGGACGGCCGCGTGCCTGTGGCCGCGGAGGCCCCGCTCCAGTTCCCCGTGGAGTTCGAGGCCCACTACCTCACCAACCAGAAGGCGTTCCACGACTTCGCGCTGTACATCCTGAAGACCAACGACCGGGCGGAGAAGGCCGTCCACAACGCCTACGTGGCAATCCGCACCCGCTGGGACACCCTGCTCGCCGAACCGGATCTGCAGGCCCAGACCTGGCTGATCCTGCGCCGCGCCATCATCGACGAACTGATCGGCGGCTTCCGCGAGGAAGTGGCCGAACGCGACAGCGGCATCGGCCTGTACCCGGCCCTCACCAAACTTCCCCCGCGCCAGTTCGACGTCGTCGTCCTGCGCTTCATCGGCCGGCTCGAAACCAAGAAGATCGCCTGGTACATGGGCCTCACCCCCAGCACCGTCACCCACCACATCCGCAAGGCCCAGGAACGCCTCGCCCCCACCCATCGCCGCGCCACGCGGCCGATCAAGAAGAAGGACATCCAGTGAGCGACACCTGGGAACAGCTCTTCGCCGACGCCGACACCTCCGTCCGCGAGCCCCGCCGCGCCTTCGACGTCGGCGCCGGCCTGCGCCGCATCGCCCACGACACCGCCCACCTCCCGTCCCCCGGCCCGGTCCCCGTCGGCGGCCACCCCAGCGCCCTGCGCCGGCTCGGGGTCATGGCCCGCGTCGTGGTCACCCAGGCCGGAGCGGCCGCCCACATGGAGGAATTGACCGCGCTGCTCGGCGGCGACGACACCATCGCGCAGTTCGACGGCTGGACCACCGGCGTCGACATCGACGGCGTCCAGGTCTTCGCCTGCATGCTCTACCTCGCCCACCACCCCGAAAGCGCCCGCTTCTGGTGGCGCTTCGCCGCCGGTGCCGGATCCAGCGGCGCGGCGTACTGCCTCTACCTCGACCACCTCGCCCTCGGCGACGAGGGCGAAGCGAAGTTCTGGAAGCGGCAGGTGACCACGCTGTTCTGCCCGGACGCGGCCAAGGACCGCGAAGTCGACCCGCAGGCATTCCTCAAGGCACTGGAGCACTTCACCAACGACTCCGCCCGCCGCAACGCCAGCAGAGCGGTCCTGACGGGCGGACTCGAAGCGGACGTCGACCACCTGGCCGACCGTCACACCGACGACGGCCTGGTCTGCCGCCCCGACGCCCGCCTGGCCGACCGCATCCACGAACTCGCCGGCCGCCCTGAAACGCAGAAGTCCGGCGCGGGGCCGAAGGTTCCTAGGCCGCCCAGCCCCCGCCGGACCACACATCAGCACCCCGAAGAACGGAGCACCTGCCATGCAGACTAGCCGCCGCACCCGCACCGCGGACCAGACCCCGACAATCCACCGCACCACCCAGCAGCCCTCCATGATCCGCCGCAGTGTCCGCTGGATCGCCCGCCGCCGTACCGCCCTGCTCTCCAGCGCCCTGCGCGGCGCCGCCTATGCCACCGGCGCCGGCATCATCGGTCTCGGCTTCTACGTACTCCGGCAGCAGATCTGACTCCAGAGCGAAGAGTCGGGCTGAACGATCCTGGTGCGGGTCACCTGGCCAGGTGACCCGCACCAGGATGATCAAGCAGAGCTCGCGAGCTTCACGATCCCGGCGAGTGCGTCCTGGCCGACCTTGAGCGGGCGGACCCAGACCAGCCCGACCAAGTCGCCGCGCACCAGCGGCATCATCAGGGGGCGCGGCACGACCCCCTCGCCCAGCGAGGCCGTGTATGTCTCCTTCACGACGCCGATCAGCTGCGGACCTCCACATCATTCAACAGCCCAAGGCGCGGACAACGACGCATCGCGCCGTATCCATCACCTCGCTGGTCAGTCGCTTCGCCTAGGCCGGGATCGGTGCTGGACAACCAGCGAGATCGATGGCACGTCCGGCGGGAGCGCCCACTCGATCACATGCAAGCCCGCCAGCTCGATCAGTTCCTCCGGGACTCCCAGCAGGTGTAACGGGGTCCGACTGTGCCGGGTCAGCCAAGCCCGGCGCCTCCGCTGTTCCGCCGGGTGGAGCTGCGCCCACACATCGACCATCACCCCCGGCGCTGCGCCGGGCACAGGACGGGTGCGCCGCCGCACGTAGGGCAGGTTGGCCACGTCGGCGGCAAGGGCGATCAGGCACCAAGCAGATTCGTCGGACAGAGAGAGCCCGTGAACGGCCCGCAACCGGCGGGCACGCCACTGCCAGCGCGGTGCCAGCAGCCAGCGGATTGTCGTCAGCGA from Streptomyces drozdowiczii carries:
- a CDS encoding RNA polymerase sigma factor, yielding MTDDVREDGRVPVAAEAPLQFPVEFEAHYLTNQKAFHDFALYILKTNDRAEKAVHNAYVAIRTRWDTLLAEPDLQAQTWLILRRAIIDELIGGFREEVAERDSGIGLYPALTKLPPRQFDVVVLRFIGRLETKKIAWYMGLTPSTVTHHIRKAQERLAPTHRRATRPIKKKDIQ